A window of Aeromicrobium sp. A1-2 contains these coding sequences:
- a CDS encoding NAD(P)/FAD-dependent oxidoreductase: protein MPESTAAGQKRPHVVVVGGGFGGIAAVRKLKRADVDVTLIDRHTYNTFQPLLYQVATASLNPGDITWFLRAIRAKQNNVRFLKGLVVSMDHEAKTLQLDGGHEVKYDQLIIAVGVTANFFGIPGAEQYSMPLYRRSQALAVRDKMFASLEDAAVNGQDRDLRIIVVGGGATGVETAGAFAELRNNDMPVTYPELDCKRVHITLIEMLPHVLGPFHPNLRDYARKSLEKRDVDLRLGTAVKEVREDGVLVEHDGVEEFLPAGIVVWASGITAHSTVRDWSVPQGRGGRIETDEHLRVKGMDGVFAIGDVSVSPDKPLPQLAQPALQGGKHVAKVIKADLKGKTVKPFKYSDKGTMATIGRSSAVAEIKFLPRLKGFPAWIIWVGLHVATLLGNRNRFATMINLTAKYLVWGSHNAIVGETPPVVALKPVTLEAREPRKAVSRSAARKAAEATVAMGVEGIKQPKD, encoded by the coding sequence ATGCCTGAAAGCACTGCAGCCGGTCAGAAACGCCCCCACGTCGTCGTCGTGGGAGGCGGATTCGGAGGCATTGCGGCCGTCCGCAAGCTCAAGCGTGCAGATGTCGACGTGACGCTGATCGACCGTCACACGTACAACACGTTTCAGCCGTTGCTCTACCAGGTCGCGACCGCGAGCCTCAACCCCGGCGACATCACCTGGTTCCTCCGCGCGATCCGCGCCAAGCAGAACAACGTCCGATTCCTCAAGGGCTTGGTCGTCTCGATGGACCACGAGGCCAAGACGCTCCAGCTCGACGGCGGGCACGAAGTCAAGTACGACCAGCTCATCATCGCGGTCGGCGTGACGGCCAACTTCTTCGGCATCCCCGGCGCCGAGCAGTACTCGATGCCGCTCTACCGTCGCTCGCAGGCCCTGGCGGTGCGCGACAAGATGTTCGCGAGCCTCGAGGACGCAGCGGTCAACGGCCAGGACCGCGACCTGCGGATCATCGTTGTCGGCGGTGGCGCAACGGGCGTCGAGACCGCTGGTGCCTTCGCCGAGCTGCGCAACAACGACATGCCTGTGACCTATCCCGAGCTCGACTGCAAGCGCGTCCACATCACGCTGATCGAGATGCTGCCGCACGTGCTTGGACCGTTCCACCCCAACCTGCGTGACTATGCCCGCAAGTCGCTGGAGAAGCGCGACGTCGACCTGCGGCTCGGGACCGCGGTCAAGGAGGTGCGCGAGGACGGCGTTCTCGTCGAGCACGATGGCGTCGAGGAGTTCCTCCCCGCCGGCATCGTGGTGTGGGCCAGCGGCATCACGGCGCACTCGACGGTCCGCGACTGGTCCGTGCCGCAGGGCCGCGGCGGTCGGATCGAGACCGACGAGCACCTGCGGGTCAAGGGCATGGACGGCGTCTTCGCGATCGGTGATGTCTCGGTCAGCCCCGACAAGCCGCTCCCGCAGCTTGCCCAGCCGGCGCTCCAGGGCGGCAAGCACGTCGCCAAGGTCATCAAGGCTGATCTCAAGGGCAAGACCGTCAAGCCGTTCAAGTACTCCGACAAGGGCACGATGGCCACGATCGGACGCTCGTCGGCGGTCGCGGAGATCAAGTTCCTCCCGCGCCTGAAGGGCTTCCCGGCCTGGATCATCTGGGTCGGCCTGCACGTCGCAACCCTGCTGGGCAACCGCAACCGGTTCGCGACGATGATCAACCTCACCGCGAAGTACCTCGTCTGGGGCAGCCACAACGCGATCGTCGGTGAGACGCCGCCGGTCGTCGCGCTCAAACCCGTCACGCTCGAGGCTCGCGAGCCCCGCAAGGCCGTGTCGCGATCGGCCGCCCGCAAGGCGGCGGAGGCCACCGTAGCCATGGGCGTCGAGGGCATCAAGCAGCCCAAGGACTAG
- a CDS encoding helical backbone metal receptor gives MNDDLGRPVDATRPVRRIVSLVPSLTEAIAATRPGALVGATDWCTHPADLDVTRVRGTKNPDRKAIAALRPDLVIANQEENRELDIRRLRESGINVWVTVIETVDQAFASMTRLFTEALDWDVPQWLTDAEQVWAEPAPPSGRRIAIPIWRDPWMVVGSRTFTGDLLGRLGVVNAFGQSADRYPHVDLHEIDSNGVDLVLLPDEPYVFTATDGPEAFSQTPSTLVSGRSLTWYGPSMLAARADLEAALRRC, from the coding sequence GTGAACGACGATCTGGGGCGCCCCGTCGATGCCACCCGGCCGGTGCGACGGATCGTGTCGCTGGTGCCTTCGCTGACCGAGGCGATCGCCGCGACACGTCCCGGCGCCCTGGTCGGCGCGACCGACTGGTGCACCCATCCCGCCGACCTCGACGTCACTCGCGTGCGGGGGACCAAGAATCCGGACCGCAAGGCCATCGCTGCCCTCCGGCCCGATCTGGTGATCGCCAACCAGGAGGAGAACCGCGAGCTCGACATCCGGCGCCTACGCGAGAGCGGCATCAATGTCTGGGTCACGGTGATCGAGACGGTCGACCAGGCTTTCGCCTCGATGACTCGGCTGTTCACCGAGGCGCTCGACTGGGACGTGCCTCAGTGGCTCACGGACGCGGAGCAGGTGTGGGCCGAGCCGGCCCCACCGTCCGGTCGCCGGATCGCGATCCCGATCTGGCGCGATCCGTGGATGGTGGTCGGCTCACGGACGTTCACCGGCGACCTCCTCGGTCGACTGGGCGTCGTCAACGCCTTCGGCCAGAGCGCCGACCGCTATCCGCACGTCGACCTCCACGAGATCGACTCCAACGGCGTCGACCTGGTCCTGCTGCCCGACGAGCCGTACGTCTTCACGGCGACCGACGGGCCCGAGGCGTTCAGCCAGACACCGTCGACCTTGGTGTCCGGCCGGTCGCTGACCTGGTACGGCCCGTCGATGCTGGCGGCGCGCGCCGATCTCGAGGCGGCCCTGCGGCGCTGCTAG
- a CDS encoding thioesterase family protein — MTTLPTYDQIRELPAQLVRSVPLEFIDDNGHMNIGRYLELGGTALWGRCQREFGMPEDYIATRGMSTFTVEHHLMYLSEMLEGEEASVHVRLIARTDKALHSVSLIVNESQRRLACVMEATLVHMNMTERRPTPFPDDVTVLLDAALERDNDLAWPAPLSGSMGVRRSA; from the coding sequence GTGACCACACTTCCCACGTACGACCAGATCCGCGAGCTCCCGGCGCAGCTGGTGCGATCCGTCCCCCTCGAATTCATCGACGACAACGGTCACATGAACATCGGCCGATATCTCGAGCTCGGCGGGACCGCCCTGTGGGGAAGGTGCCAGCGTGAGTTCGGCATGCCCGAGGACTACATCGCGACGCGCGGCATGTCGACGTTCACGGTGGAGCACCACCTGATGTACCTGTCGGAGATGCTCGAGGGCGAGGAGGCCTCGGTGCACGTCCGCCTGATCGCCCGCACGGACAAGGCGCTCCACTCCGTAAGCCTGATCGTCAACGAGTCACAGCGCCGACTTGCGTGTGTCATGGAGGCAACCCTCGTGCACATGAACATGACCGAGCGGCGACCCACCCCATTCCCCGATGACGTCACGGTCCTGCTGGACGCGGCCCTGGAGCGCGACAACGACCTGGCCTGGCCGGCGCCCCTCAGCGGGTCGATGGGCGTGCGACGCTCCGCGTGA
- the icmF gene encoding fused isobutyryl-CoA mutase/GTPase IcmF, which produces MNQQDLHTPTNPVRFVTASALFDGHDASINIMRRILQSQGAEVVHLGHNRSVKEVVDAAIEEDVQGIAVSSYQGGHVEYFEYLVESLREQGAGHIHVVGGGGGVIVPNEIARLRKSGVTIFSPEDGQRLGLVGMINTVVKDCDFSLLELGELDVEAVIAGDRSAVSRAITYAEAGALSDDQLDRIRAAADAHTAPVLGITGTGGSGKSSLTDELVRRFRVDQQDKLRIAVIAVDPTRRRGGGALLGDRIRMNALDGERAYFRSLATRGSHELPESLADVIAVVKAAGFDLVIVETPGIGQGDAAIVPYVDASMYVMTPEFGAASQLEKIDMLDFANTVAINKFERRGAKDAMRDVGRQMVRNREAFGKKPEDMPIFGTSAATFNDDGVTALYQHLRDSLAEQGLPIVEGILPPVDVRHSSGIRQVVPSDRVRYLSEITETIRGFHADTESLAQSASRAQRLDLVAGEDALSTDSKAELEALVTEARKAVPAEITDRIDAWPSVVESYSGDEMVTTIRGREIHTQLTRESLSGNKIPRVSLPKTTDHGELVRFWRKENLPGYFPFTAGVFPFKRDGEDPARMFAGEGDPFRTNRRFKLLSHDGDATRLSTAFDSVTLYGRDPDPRPDVYGKVGTSGVSVATLDDMKALYDGFDLVAPSTSVSMTINGPAPTVLAFFLNTVIDQQVDAFREREGREPSDTEHADLRTYALQNVRGTVQADILKEDQGQNTCLFSTEFSLRMMGDIQQYFIDEGVRNFYSVSISGYHIAEAGANPISQLAFTLSNGFTYIESYLARGMDIDDFAPNLSFFFSNGMDPEYSVLGRVARRIWAIAMKEKYGANERSQKMKYHVQTSGRSLHAQEMDFNDIRTTLQALIAIYDNASSLHTNAYDEAVTTPSEESVRRALAIQMIINKEWGLAMNENPTQGAFITDELTDLVEKAVLAEFDAINERGGVLGAMETGYQRGRIQDESMLYEHKKHDGSLPIIGVNTFRKPESETEPPTVELARATEAEKESQLTRVRGFQESHANDAAEAIQRLRLATINDENVFAVLMDAARVCSLQQVTEAFFEVGGQYRRNV; this is translated from the coding sequence ATGAACCAGCAGGACCTGCACACTCCGACGAACCCGGTACGGTTCGTCACCGCCTCCGCCCTGTTCGACGGCCACGACGCCTCGATCAACATCATGCGCCGGATCCTGCAGTCCCAGGGTGCCGAGGTCGTCCACCTCGGACACAACCGGTCGGTCAAGGAAGTCGTCGATGCGGCGATCGAGGAAGACGTCCAGGGCATCGCGGTCTCGTCCTACCAGGGCGGCCATGTCGAGTACTTCGAGTACCTCGTGGAGTCGCTGCGCGAGCAGGGCGCCGGCCACATCCACGTCGTCGGCGGTGGCGGTGGCGTCATCGTGCCGAACGAGATCGCCCGGCTGCGCAAGAGCGGTGTCACGATCTTCTCGCCCGAGGACGGTCAGCGCCTGGGCCTGGTCGGCATGATCAACACGGTCGTCAAGGACTGCGACTTCAGCCTGCTGGAGCTCGGAGAGCTCGACGTCGAGGCCGTCATCGCCGGCGATCGCTCGGCAGTCTCCCGCGCCATCACGTACGCCGAGGCTGGCGCGCTGTCCGACGACCAGCTGGATCGCATCCGCGCAGCGGCCGACGCACACACCGCTCCCGTGCTCGGGATCACCGGCACCGGTGGCTCGGGCAAGTCCTCGCTGACCGACGAGCTCGTCCGCCGCTTCCGCGTCGATCAGCAGGACAAGCTGCGCATCGCGGTGATCGCGGTCGACCCGACCCGTCGCCGGGGCGGCGGCGCACTTCTCGGCGACCGCATCCGGATGAATGCCCTGGACGGCGAGCGAGCCTACTTCCGTTCGCTCGCGACGCGTGGCTCGCACGAGCTGCCCGAGTCACTCGCGGACGTCATCGCGGTCGTCAAGGCCGCTGGCTTCGACCTGGTCATCGTCGAGACGCCCGGCATCGGCCAGGGCGACGCCGCGATCGTGCCGTACGTCGACGCCTCGATGTACGTCATGACGCCAGAGTTCGGTGCCGCGTCACAGCTGGAGAAGATCGACATGCTCGACTTCGCCAACACCGTCGCGATCAACAAGTTCGAGCGCCGCGGGGCCAAGGACGCCATGCGCGACGTCGGCCGCCAGATGGTGCGCAACCGCGAGGCCTTCGGCAAGAAGCCCGAGGACATGCCGATCTTCGGCACCTCCGCCGCAACCTTCAACGATGACGGCGTCACAGCGCTGTACCAGCACCTGCGCGACAGCCTCGCCGAGCAGGGCCTGCCGATCGTCGAAGGAATCCTGCCCCCCGTCGACGTGCGGCACTCCAGCGGCATCCGACAGGTCGTCCCGTCCGATCGCGTGCGCTACCTCTCCGAGATCACCGAGACGATCCGCGGCTTCCACGCCGACACCGAGTCGCTCGCGCAGTCGGCGAGCCGGGCCCAGCGCCTCGATCTCGTGGCCGGCGAGGACGCCCTGTCGACCGACTCGAAAGCCGAGCTCGAGGCGTTGGTGACAGAAGCCCGCAAGGCCGTGCCGGCCGAGATCACCGACCGGATCGACGCGTGGCCGTCGGTCGTCGAGTCCTATTCAGGCGACGAGATGGTCACGACCATCCGCGGCAGGGAGATCCACACCCAATTGACCCGCGAGTCGCTGTCGGGCAACAAGATCCCGCGCGTCTCGTTGCCGAAGACGACCGATCACGGTGAGCTTGTGCGCTTCTGGCGCAAGGAGAACCTGCCGGGCTACTTCCCGTTCACGGCGGGCGTCTTCCCGTTCAAGCGCGACGGCGAGGACCCCGCACGCATGTTCGCCGGCGAGGGCGATCCGTTCCGCACCAACCGCCGGTTCAAGCTGCTGTCGCACGACGGCGACGCGACCCGGCTGTCGACCGCATTCGACTCGGTCACGCTGTACGGCCGCGATCCCGACCCGCGCCCCGATGTCTACGGCAAGGTCGGAACCTCGGGCGTCTCGGTCGCGACGCTCGATGACATGAAGGCGCTGTATGACGGCTTCGACCTGGTCGCCCCGTCGACCTCGGTGTCGATGACGATCAACGGCCCCGCGCCGACCGTCCTGGCGTTCTTCCTCAACACCGTCATCGACCAGCAGGTCGATGCCTTCCGCGAGCGCGAGGGCCGCGAGCCGTCCGACACCGAGCACGCCGACCTGCGGACGTACGCGCTGCAGAACGTCCGCGGCACGGTTCAGGCGGACATCCTCAAGGAGGACCAGGGCCAGAACACCTGCCTGTTCTCGACCGAGTTCTCGCTCCGGATGATGGGCGACATCCAGCAGTACTTCATCGACGAGGGGGTGCGGAACTTCTACTCCGTGTCGATCTCGGGCTATCACATCGCCGAGGCCGGGGCGAACCCCATCAGCCAGCTCGCGTTCACGCTGTCCAACGGCTTCACGTACATCGAGTCCTATCTCGCCCGCGGCATGGACATCGATGACTTCGCGCCCAACCTGTCGTTCTTCTTCTCCAACGGCATGGACCCCGAGTACTCCGTCCTCGGCCGCGTCGCGCGCCGTATCTGGGCCATCGCGATGAAGGAGAAGTACGGCGCCAACGAGCGCTCGCAGAAGATGAAGTACCACGTGCAGACGTCGGGCCGCTCGCTGCACGCGCAGGAGATGGACTTCAACGACATCCGCACGACGCTCCAGGCGCTCATCGCGATCTACGACAACGCCAGCAGCCTGCACACCAACGCGTACGACGAAGCCGTCACGACTCCTTCCGAGGAGTCCGTGCGCCGGGCCCTCGCGATCCAGATGATCATCAACAAGGAGTGGGGCCTGGCGATGAACGAGAACCCCACGCAGGGCGCGTTCATCACCGACGAGCTCACCGACCTCGTCGAGAAGGCCGTGCTGGCCGAGTTCGACGCGATCAACGAGCGCGGCGGCGTGCTCGGTGCGATGGAGACGGGCTACCAGCGCGGGCGCATCCAGGACGAGTCGATGCTCTACGAGCACAAGAAGCACGATGGCTCGCTGCCGATCATCGGCGTCAACACGTTCCGCAAGCCGGAGTCCGAGACCGAGCCGCCGACCGTCGAGCTGGCCCGCGCGACCGAGGCCGAGAAGGAGTCACAGCTCACGCGGGTCCGCGGCTTCCAGGAGTCGCACGCCAACGATGCCGCCGAGGCGATCCAGCGGCTGCGGCTCGCGACGATCAACGACGAGAACGTGTTCGCCGTCCTGATGGACGCCGCCCGGGTCTGCTCGCTGCAGCAGGTCACCGAGGCGTTCTTCGAGGTCGGCGGCCAGTACCGCAGGAACGTCTGA
- a CDS encoding MarR family winged helix-turn-helix transcriptional regulator, which translates to MPRDPKLPFDPIERASELWTKHIGDPTSMRLATSIMRVQQLIIAELDAALKPYGITFARYEVLVLLSFSSTGRLPLSKIGERLMVHPTSVTNAMDRLEGQGLVKRVADSTDRRRTFAELTPEGEAVLAKATDTIMSIDFAVKGLDASEQDKTYELLRSLRLSAGDFD; encoded by the coding sequence ATGCCGCGCGACCCGAAGCTGCCGTTCGACCCGATCGAGCGCGCCTCCGAGCTCTGGACCAAGCACATCGGAGACCCGACCTCGATGCGTCTTGCGACCTCGATCATGCGGGTCCAACAACTGATCATCGCCGAGCTCGACGCGGCGCTCAAGCCCTATGGAATCACCTTCGCGCGCTACGAGGTGCTGGTTCTGCTGTCGTTCAGCTCGACCGGCCGGTTGCCGCTCAGCAAGATCGGCGAGCGGCTCATGGTGCACCCCACCTCCGTGACCAACGCGATGGACCGGCTCGAGGGCCAGGGCCTGGTCAAGCGGGTCGCCGACAGCACCGACCGGCGACGTACGTTCGCCGAGCTCACACCCGAGGGTGAAGCAGTCCTGGCCAAGGCGACCGACACGATCATGTCGATCGACTTCGCGGTCAAGGGTCTCGACGCCTCCGAGCAGGACAAGACGTACGAGCTGCTGCGCAGCCTGCGGCTCTCCGCGGGCGACTTCGACTGA
- a CDS encoding acyl-CoA dehydrogenase — protein MALSDDVRIALDGKWRHVREQSRKDLAALDLAFDHDLTLDQARARVRSSSCRSRRCQRGTGDPGMAVTGIEMLAQFDLSLMVKAGVQWGLFGGAIENLGTDKHHQAYIPGLINLDILGCFAMTETGHGSDVQSLETTATFDPATEEFVIHSPTPSSRKDYIGGAAAHAQVGAVFAQLVTKGENHGVHCFLVPLRDDKGNDLPGVTTSDDKHKGGLGAVDNGRLVFDQVRIPRENLLNKYGHVDEGGTYSSPIDNANARFFTMLGTLVRGRVSVGGSASAATEVALSIAGRYALKRRQFSSEPGQEVLLMDYRMHQRRLLPLIARSYAYRFAQNQLVARMDRIQSSEEPPPPHQQRELESRAAGLKAAQTWHATKAIQEAREACGGAGYLAENRLTTLKGDTDVFTTFEGDNHVLFQLVAKELLTAYAAEVGGLDPVGLVRFAASTVADVVKERTAASQLIQRLIDARPGKSDDDHDLLDRGTQLSLFEDREEHVLETAARRLRRAGSDKAEAFTVFNSAQDHVIRAGRVHIERIVLEAFTAGIARCESPEAQELLRDVCSLYALTSIEEDLAWFMGHNRLADTRAKTVTTLVNELLEKLRPHTLTLIEGFGVPEETLGAAMLVD, from the coding sequence ATGGCACTCAGTGACGACGTCCGCATCGCTCTCGACGGCAAGTGGCGCCACGTGCGCGAGCAGTCCCGCAAGGACCTCGCAGCCCTGGATCTGGCCTTCGACCACGACCTGACGCTCGACCAGGCCCGGGCACGGGTCCGCAGCAGCTCGTGCCGATCCCGCCGGTGCCAACGCGGCACGGGCGATCCCGGCATGGCGGTGACCGGCATCGAGATGCTGGCGCAGTTCGACCTCTCGCTGATGGTCAAGGCCGGCGTGCAGTGGGGCCTGTTCGGCGGGGCGATCGAGAACCTCGGCACCGACAAGCACCACCAGGCGTACATCCCCGGGCTGATCAACCTGGACATCCTCGGTTGCTTCGCGATGACCGAGACCGGCCACGGCAGCGACGTGCAGAGTCTGGAGACCACCGCGACCTTCGATCCGGCGACCGAGGAGTTCGTGATCCACTCGCCGACACCCTCCTCGCGCAAGGACTACATCGGCGGAGCCGCCGCGCACGCGCAGGTCGGGGCTGTGTTCGCCCAGCTCGTCACGAAGGGTGAGAACCACGGCGTCCACTGCTTCCTCGTGCCGCTGCGGGACGACAAGGGCAACGACCTTCCCGGCGTCACGACGTCGGACGACAAGCACAAGGGTGGCCTCGGCGCGGTCGACAACGGTCGCCTCGTCTTCGACCAGGTGCGCATCCCGCGCGAGAACCTGCTCAACAAGTACGGCCACGTCGATGAGGGAGGCACCTACTCCTCGCCGATCGACAACGCGAACGCCCGCTTCTTCACGATGCTCGGCACGCTGGTGCGAGGCCGGGTCAGCGTGGGCGGCTCGGCCAGCGCGGCAACCGAGGTGGCCCTCAGCATCGCCGGCCGCTACGCCCTGAAGCGGCGCCAGTTCAGCTCCGAGCCAGGTCAGGAGGTGCTGCTGATGGACTACCGGATGCACCAGCGACGCCTTCTGCCGCTGATCGCCCGGTCGTACGCCTATCGCTTCGCCCAGAACCAGCTCGTGGCGCGCATGGACCGCATCCAGAGCTCGGAGGAGCCGCCCCCGCCGCACCAGCAGCGTGAGCTCGAGAGCCGGGCCGCAGGCCTCAAGGCAGCCCAGACGTGGCATGCGACCAAGGCCATCCAGGAGGCCCGCGAGGCCTGCGGCGGCGCGGGCTACCTTGCCGAGAACCGGCTCACGACGCTCAAGGGCGACACCGACGTTTTCACGACGTTCGAGGGTGACAACCACGTGCTGTTCCAACTCGTGGCCAAGGAGCTGCTCACGGCGTACGCCGCCGAGGTCGGTGGACTCGATCCGGTCGGGCTCGTACGTTTCGCGGCCAGCACGGTCGCCGATGTCGTCAAGGAGCGCACCGCCGCGTCGCAGCTGATCCAGCGACTGATCGATGCCCGCCCCGGCAAGAGTGACGATGACCACGACCTGCTCGACCGCGGCACCCAGCTCAGCCTGTTCGAGGACCGTGAGGAGCACGTGCTCGAGACCGCCGCCCGTCGCCTGCGCCGCGCGGGGAGCGACAAGGCCGAGGCCTTCACGGTGTTCAACTCCGCCCAGGACCACGTCATCCGTGCGGGGCGGGTCCACATCGAGCGCATCGTGCTCGAGGCGTTCACCGCCGGAATCGCCCGCTGCGAGAGCCCGGAGGCCCAGGAGCTGCTCCGCGACGTGTGCTCGCTGTACGCGCTGACCTCGATCGAGGAGGACCTCGCGTGGTTCATGGGCCACAACCGGCTGGCCGACACGCGGGCCAAGACCGTGACCACATTGGTCAACGAGCTGCTGGAAAAGCTGCGCCCACACACCCTGACCCTGATCGAGGGATTCGGCGTCCCGGAGGAGACTCTCGGCGCGGCGATGCTCGTCGACTGA
- a CDS encoding prenyltransferase/squalene oxidase repeat-containing protein, translating to MSRRIVRRLLALTVAIPLAVLTVSPAAAAPTPAASSAAAWLSGELTGGLAHNPNYGGFDDYGLSLDIFFALDSLGAEQGAAASILDAVASNPAAYIGYEPSIYAGALGKLATAVDLGGRDPRAFGGADLIDRAEKRVMLDGPAAGRATDAFDPEDPWGGDYSNSIGQAWVVRALAAADSPLADDVTDYLIKQQCDDGSVRVTMSDDPCTAGSGTVDGTAFAVQALAVADEKGQAGLADSISAGVTWLLGQQKSDGSFDDEGSANTNSTGLAAATLAQVGQKTSAQKAAAWILSRQVTTKNSSGTALKKQIGAIAFDQAALTAGKADGITDATSDQWRRASAQAAIGLNIAIPATPDDSTAGGSTTGGSTAGGSASSDSSTSGGTTTGGPAAAGVAVGAAAEPEPTPTPTPEPTATPTPVDDSADTVVAEPTSASTDGSMTGWIVAGIAAVLMLGTAGAVGIGRLRGGGV from the coding sequence ATGTCCCGTCGCATCGTCCGTCGCCTGCTCGCCCTCACCGTCGCGATCCCGCTGGCCGTCCTGACGGTCTCCCCGGCCGCGGCGGCTCCCACGCCAGCCGCCAGCTCGGCCGCCGCGTGGTTGAGCGGCGAGCTCACCGGCGGGCTCGCCCACAATCCCAACTACGGGGGGTTCGACGACTACGGCCTGAGTCTGGACATCTTCTTCGCACTCGACTCACTGGGTGCCGAGCAGGGAGCCGCGGCCTCGATCCTCGATGCCGTCGCGAGCAATCCGGCGGCGTACATCGGCTACGAACCGTCCATCTACGCGGGGGCGCTCGGCAAGCTCGCGACGGCGGTCGACCTCGGGGGCCGGGACCCACGTGCGTTCGGAGGAGCCGACCTGATCGACCGGGCGGAGAAGCGGGTCATGCTCGACGGACCGGCCGCGGGCCGGGCCACGGATGCCTTCGACCCTGAGGACCCGTGGGGCGGCGACTACTCCAACTCGATCGGACAGGCGTGGGTCGTCCGTGCCCTGGCCGCAGCCGACAGTCCGCTCGCCGACGATGTCACCGACTACCTGATCAAGCAGCAGTGCGACGACGGGTCGGTGCGCGTCACGATGAGCGACGACCCGTGCACTGCGGGCTCGGGGACCGTCGATGGCACAGCCTTCGCCGTCCAGGCCCTTGCGGTCGCCGACGAGAAGGGTCAGGCCGGTCTCGCCGACAGCATCAGCGCGGGTGTCACCTGGTTGCTGGGTCAGCAGAAGTCCGACGGCTCATTCGACGACGAGGGCAGCGCCAACACCAACAGCACCGGGCTGGCGGCGGCGACGCTGGCTCAGGTTGGCCAGAAGACCAGCGCCCAGAAGGCTGCGGCGTGGATCCTGAGCCGCCAGGTCACCACCAAGAACTCCTCCGGCACTGCGCTCAAGAAGCAGATCGGGGCGATCGCCTTCGACCAGGCCGCGCTGACCGCCGGCAAGGCTGACGGGATCACCGATGCCACGAGCGACCAGTGGAGACGCGCCTCTGCCCAGGCTGCGATCGGCCTGAACATCGCGATCCCCGCGACCCCGGACGACTCGACCGCGGGCGGGTCGACGACGGGCGGGTCGACCGCGGGCGGTTCGGCGTCGAGCGACTCGTCCACCAGTGGAGGCACAACGACGGGCGGCCCGGCGGCGGCCGGTGTCGCGGTGGGAGCGGCGGCCGAGCCCGAGCCCACGCCGACCCCGACGCCCGAGCCGACCGCCACGCCGACCCCGGTCGACGACAGCGCGGACACCGTTGTCGCGGAGCCGACCAGCGCATCGACGGATGGCTCGATGACGGGCTGGATCGTGGCCGGCATCGCCGCGGTGCTCATGCTCGGCACCGCCGGAGCGGTCGGGATCGGCCGGCTGCGAGGCGGAGGCGTCTGA
- a CDS encoding energy-coupling factor transporter transmembrane component T, with the protein MHPGAWWIWALGLSAAVSRLTNPWLVALIVLVAGFVVLARRTDAPWALSFRFYLYLGLLIIVIRVVFRIVFGGAGGGHVLFTLPEVPLPDFAAGLRLFGPVTSESLLAGLYDGMRLAGIIICVGAANALANPKRLLKSMPPALYEIGTAVVVAMSVFPQLAESIQRVRRARRLRGDPGSGIGALRRLVVPVLEDALERSMALAAGMDARGYGRTGSATRQERRLTGGLMLAGLLGLCVGTYGLLDSTAPKLLTWPMLVLGVGLSVLGFVTAGRRVQRTRYRPDRWRAGEAVCVVSGVATVVLTYVVANRQPEVVNPGLSALPPLSISALLAVMIGIVPAFLTPPPALESEVVR; encoded by the coding sequence CTGCACCCGGGGGCTTGGTGGATCTGGGCTCTCGGGCTGTCGGCTGCCGTCTCACGCCTGACCAATCCGTGGCTCGTGGCACTCATCGTGCTGGTCGCGGGATTCGTGGTGCTGGCGCGGCGGACGGATGCGCCGTGGGCGTTGTCGTTCCGGTTCTACCTCTACCTCGGTCTGCTGATCATCGTGATCCGGGTCGTGTTTCGGATCGTGTTCGGCGGAGCTGGCGGCGGGCACGTCCTGTTCACGCTGCCCGAGGTCCCGCTCCCGGACTTCGCCGCAGGCCTGCGACTGTTCGGCCCCGTGACGTCGGAGTCGCTGCTCGCCGGGCTCTACGACGGTATGCGCCTGGCCGGGATCATCATTTGCGTCGGCGCTGCTAATGCGCTGGCCAACCCCAAGCGCCTGCTCAAGTCGATGCCGCCGGCGCTGTACGAGATCGGGACCGCGGTCGTCGTGGCGATGTCGGTGTTCCCCCAGCTCGCCGAGAGCATCCAGCGGGTGCGGCGGGCGCGCCGGCTGCGCGGCGACCCCGGCTCGGGGATCGGTGCCCTGCGTCGTCTGGTCGTGCCCGTCCTGGAGGACGCGCTCGAGCGTTCGATGGCGCTGGCCGCCGGCATGGACGCCCGGGGCTACGGGCGCACCGGAAGCGCGACCCGCCAGGAGCGGCGGCTGACCGGCGGGCTGATGCTGGCGGGACTGCTCGGGCTGTGCGTCGGCACCTACGGTCTGCTCGACTCGACCGCACCGAAGCTGCTGACCTGGCCGATGCTGGTGCTGGGGGTCGGACTCTCCGTGCTGGGATTTGTGACCGCGGGCCGGCGGGTGCAGCGCACGCGCTATCGCCCCGACCGCTGGCGGGCGGGTGAGGCGGTGTGTGTCGTGTCGGGCGTCGCCACGGTCGTGTTGACGTACGTTGTAGCGAACCGTCAGCCCGAGGTCGTCAATCCTGGCCTGTCGGCGTTGCCGCCGCTGTCGATCTCGGCGCTGCTGGCTGTCATGATCGGGATCGTGCCGGCCTTCCTGACGCCGCCTCCCGCCCTGGAGTCGGAGGTGGTCCGATGA